AAGTCACGTTTAGTCTTGGTAGAAGCGCCAAGCCCGGCATGAGGAAACCACGCGCGGAGGCCTGGCGGCTGCTCACCGGGCACTGCTCACGCGGGTGGCGAAGCCCCTGGGCTTAGAACGGGCTGCCAGGGAAGCCGAGGGCGGCCCTGGAGGCGGGCTCTGCGGGCGCCGGTTCGCACAGCCCGAGGGAGGGCAGGCCGGTGCTGGGGGCCCTCCCTCCGCCCAGGGTGGGGCTGCGCCAGCGAGCAGGAGCGGGCCCACGCCTTCCCGGGCCACGCAGGCCCCCCGGGGAGGGGATCGAGGTGTTTTTGCTATGTGCGGCTTCGGCCccgccaagcccccccccccaacggctCAAGTGGAGCTCTGTGCCCCCGGGGCGTGGGCTGGGCCCTGAGCGCCACCACACCTGCCCCGCTGCTGGAGAGCGGACTGAAGCCAACGATGGAAACCCAGGGCCCAGAACAGGACTTGCAGGATCCTGGGGACCCTCTGccctgccggggggggggtgggcacaaCTGATAAACTGATAGGGTGAGGGGCCTCTGGCTGGCTCTGTCCTGCCCAGGCCCCTCACGGGGGCATCTAGGCCCCATGGGGACCAGGGTCCAGGGAGCCCACAGAGGCCCGGGAGACAGAAAGGGTGTGTGGGTCCCAGGGGTGGGGCCGGGACCCGACGTCTCCGCTCCTCTGCCATCTGTGCCTTCCCAGTGGGCACCGGACTCATCAGAACAGGCCCGTCCATGCGTGCTGATTTCCAGGCGCTTTATCTAGGCAGATCTGCTCTGTAGCCAGCTCTCTCTAAAAATAACCGGGCTGAACAAAACTGGGCATTTCAGATAAGCCTTTTGGGGTATTCTCGGTGGCTTCAAAGCTGCTCAGCGCTAAttgtgaaagagaaaagaggctcTGCCCCGGGGCTCTGGCTGCTGGCCGCCAGCAGACAACCAACTCCACGCTCCGGTGACAcccaggctggggctggaggaCAAACATCGCGTTGTCTGTGCTACAGCCAGCCAAAGCAGGGCCCTAGAGAGTCTTGTCGACATTTCTGACTCAAAGATACGAAGCCCGTGTCTTGTGGAGGGCAGAGCCAGTCGCAAGCATTTTGCAGTTTTGCGGTGCCGAGGAGGTGCCGGGCAGGACAAACGCCGGGGTCCTGGGTGGCAGAAGGGAGCAGCCGGCAGTGACGGTAGTTCTCTGAGGGCCGGCCAGCACCGGAGCTCGCGCCCACCCAGGCAGGTGGgactgtccctgtcttctgtcctgagccttgaactcagggcctgagcactgtccctggcttctttttgctcgaggctagcactctaccacttgagccacagtgccacttctggccgttttctatatatgtggtgctggggaatcgaacccagggcttcatgtataggaggcgagcactcttgccagttgtccgtattcccagcccattacttCTCATTCTTAACCAGGCAGACTTTCAACACTATTGTTTCACAAGTTCTAGTCACCCTTTTTGGGGAGTAGGAGCAATGCCTTGGTTGCTAAAGTTTGAAGCTAGTGCTGCAGGAAGTTTGGAAGACATTGCATTAAAGTATCTGGGAGTGATCTCATTGCATGGAGAACCACAAAAGCACGAGGAAGTGGATGACCTCAGCCCCACTGAAGGACAGCTTCTTAAGGCGTCATAAATACAGCTTAGCAATATTTGATGTGAAGACCGGGTGGCCTGAGGCAGAGCGCTCGCTCTAGTGCTGCATTCTGCTTATTATTTAGGGACATGGCCCATCTCCTCGTTACCCACTGGGAACGTCAGAGGATTTCTGCGTGAAAATGAGCCTGACTCACGGTGTCCGGCACAGACATCAAAACATGCTCTTGTTTGGTGCACATGTGCACAACTCTAATCGGCTAATCAAGAAGAGCAACCAAGCAAGACCCAGAGGCGTGTGAACAACAAGCTTCCTTTGGAGGCCAGGGCAGGGGCTGCGTTCTGGTCACGGTTTCTGCGCACACCGGGCCTGCAAAGCCGGCTAGCAAAAGTCCCGGATGTCAACCTCTCCCCAAGACAGAAGGCGTCTTCATCCGTGGAGCTCCAGCGAACGGGAGGCCCGAGAACACCCGAGCGAGATGAGAGACTAGGAGAAGGCGGCAACGCAGGGCTGAGGGGTGTGCCCTCCCCGCAGGCGATGAACAGGCTGGCAGCGCCGGCTCTGAGCGGGAGGCCCTGGGCCGACCTCGGCCCCCTCGGCTCGCTGGCTGTGCGGCCGTCTGCACTGCGCACTCGTTCATTGAGACTCCAGGTCCTTCAGCTTCAACGCGGCGGCCGCACAATACGCCCACCACCCCGAATGCACCAGTGTCATGAGCACCAAAGGAAGACCTTCCCGGAACTGCGTTGCCAAAAGCGCTAAGTAAATATTAATTACCAATCACATGCAcctgttaaaaataaatagtagACAATAAATGTCAGCCACCAAGAACTGCGCTCTAGGCCTGGAGTTAATCAATACCCACCCTAACCCAAGCAGAGGAGATTGTCTCAACCACGGGTCTCTGAGGACGCTTCGGTAAGCCGCGCTTTCCCCTACGTTACACGTAAGGGGTTGCAAGCGTCCAGTCTTCGTGTCGAGTGGGGTCTCATGTCACCTGACACCGTGCAGTCCCTGTGGGAGCTGACCTGGCCTCCTGGCTGCCGCGTCGGGCCTTCCACAGGAAGGACCAGTCGTGTAGAGGTCAAGTTCCCTTGTGTGTCGTGCACTGGTCTCTGCGGTTGTGGCTTCAGGTAGCACACGCCCGTGCCGGGGCTGGGCACCGTCTCGGTGGACGGGAGCTGCATCCAGCCCTGCCTGCCACTTCCATGCCCCCCCCACCAGGAAGCGTTCCTGTCCACTGCTTGAGGCTGCCAAGTGCAAGTGACAGCCCGGTTCCACAGAGGCTGCCTGGTCCCACGGTTCCACAGAGGCTGCCTGGTTCCGTGGAGGATGCCCGGCTCCTGCCCAGGGTGCAGAACGCCTTGGGGCGATTGCAGCCCCCTCTCTCAGGACGGCACCCAGGAATGCCGTCAAGAATGCCGTGTGGTGGGCCCCTGCTCACTGATGTTCCCAACTGCTTCTGCGCAGCTCTGGGGGCTTCCCTAGGGCCACTTGCTTCCTGCTCTCATGGAAAGGTCCCGGTGTCACCCGCCAGCATCTGCTCGGCTTGGCCAGGTTACTGACTAGCCCGTTTGCCGGCTAGCTCTGTCCTCCGGAGGGGGCTGGCAGCCGTGGAAGGCCGTGTGGCAGAGCAGGggtctccccagcccctcttcagccGGTGCTCGACGGCAGGGCTGCTGGGCAGTGACTGCCCCTCCCCGTGGGAAGCCCCTGCGCCCTCTGTCCACGGGGTGTGGGTGTACCCCTGTTCCCTGACAGCAGGGGGCTTCCTCGTTAGGAGCCATCAACCAATTTCTCACATGTTGATCTCATCCAACTGCATCCCAAACCAGCTACTTGTTACAGGAATGAGCACCCGTACAAACCCTGTCTCAGTTCAGCTGGGTTTGGAACTGGGTTCTTCCCAgggcctgctgtgtgtgtgtgcgtggtgcgTGAGACTCGGCGGCGAGGCAATGGATTGCAGGAACCGGGGGGACTTCGGTACCCTCCACCCCCTGCACGCCTGGCCACAGAAGCCCCCTCCAGGGCGCCCCCTTCCTCAGGGTCACCTCGCACCCACAAGGCCTGACTGGACCCCTGCCGAGGCCGCACAGGGGCCAGAAAGACCAGGACGAGCACGAGAGAGGGCATCTAGTAGGTACTTTTATTCTGCAGGGACATGGAGTGGTTTGGGCGTGTATTCATGCCGAGCATCGCATGGGATTGGGATTCGGCTCTGGTCTCCTCCGGCAGGCAGGCCCAGTGTTCTGAAGGTAatgcctcgggggggggggggagcagcttAAGGACTTGGAGCCTGAGCCCAGGGCTGGGCTCGATGGCCGCACGGGAACGCGCTGCCCCAGGCGTGAGGGACTGAGTCTGTATCGCCATCCTGCGGTTCTCAGGTGTCAGGCTCACAGCCAGCACAGGGCCGGCGCCTCGGAGGGGGACTCCGGCGGAGAAGCCACGCAGCAGGGCCCCCCAGGCTGGTCGACCTGCCGCGTGGCCTGGGTCACGTCCCGCTCAGGGCCCCGCCGCTCACACCATGGTCATGACCTTCAAGGCTGTGGGCTGGAACCTGCGGATCTTTTTCTTCAGGGCCTTGGAGGCCTTGATGCGGCACAGCTTGGGCACGGGGGGCAAGGGCGGCCTCGCCCCCCTGGGGGCCTTGGGGAGAGACTGGGGGGGCTCCCCCGGCCAGGCCGGCGCCCCCCGCACAGCCTCTGCCCTGTCGGCggctgggctgctgctgctgctctgcacACGGCACTCGGTGTCGCTGCTGCTGGACTCCTGGTCCCCAAAGCGGCTGGTGGTGTGGTCGctggcctccccctcctcctcctcctcctcctcctcctcctcctcctcctcctcctcctcctcctccccctcctcctcctcctcctcgctggTCTCAGCGATGGTGGCGTGGAACAGGGAGGCACACTCGGCCGCCTCCTCCGAGGGCTCCGGCCCGCCCCGGGTGCAGGCGTCCTGGCGGGCCAGCGGCGGCTTGCTCTGGGCCCCAGGACCGCTCGCTTTCCTCGTCACGGGCCTGGGGGGCCCCGCGCTGGGCTCGGGGCGGCTGGCGGGGCGGCCCTGGGCTGAGATCTCCACGGTGGACTGCCACCGGCGCTGCTTCCTCCGGGAGGGGGGACCGAGGGGCGCCGGCCCCCCGGGGGACAGGTACCCCTCCCGCCGGGCCACGACCAGGGGGACGAGGAGAGGCGCCGGGTAGAGGGTGGACTCGGAGCAGGACCGCCCAGGAGCCCCCCTGGCCAGCACGGGCCTCCCCCTGGGGCCTCCGCCGGGGGGTCTGCACTGGGGGTCCCAGGCCAGGGGCAGCACGGGGACGGCGTGGAAGCCCCGGGGCGTTCCGGGCGGTGCCGGGGGAGGCTTCCCGGGCCGCGGCGCCCTGCTGCCGGCCCGGCTCCGGGCCCTCGCGGCCCGCATCGGCGGGAGGCCGGCCTTCAGCCCGGCGGGAGAGGCTTCGCGGGCGGTGCGGGCCGGGCGGACACAGGGCCCCGGGGCCCGCAGGGGGCTCCCGCGGGCCCCCTTCCCAGAGGGCGACGGGACCCCGCCCGGGCCACCGTCCCCGCGGCGCTGCGGAATCGGGGTGCAGGGCGGGGGGCCTGCGGCGGGCTCCCGGTCCACGTGGCCGCTCCAGGGCGGGGGCCCGTCCTCcggggggccgtggggggagagggagtccACGGAGGCCACAGGCCGCTGCTGCGCGGGGCGGGCCCTGCTGGCGGCCCCGCTGGGCGCGTCCTCCCCCGGGGTGCGCCCCGGCTCCCCGGGCCGGCCACCGCCCGCCCACCACCGGCCCCGTGGGCGCTGTGGGGAGCGAGACGCGCCACATCCCGGGGGGCCCTGCGCCCCCACGGCACTCCGCTGGGGGGCCCTCTGGACCCTCAGATTCAGCAGCCGGTCGATGTAGGCTCCAGCTGTGCCCAGCGCATGGACGGGCCCGGCCTGGGTCCCACTCGGACTTCCGGCGCCTAGAGGGGGGGTCGGGGGGCGAGTGCTTGAGGCGTTGCGGGGTCTCCTTGGTGAGAGCAAACAGGGGGCTCTGCAGGGCCACTGCGTGCAGAGGGCTGGGGTACGCGTACACCTCCTGCCCCCCCCTGGAGACCAGGTCGCGCTGGTATGTGGGGTCCAGGGCCTGGGAGGGCATGTCTAGCCCCGGGCAGAAGAAGGCGGCAGGCGCGCTGTCTGGGCCCGCGCTGTGCGGCCCCCGGTCAGCTGGGAGAACTCTCTCAAGGTCACCTAGAAAAGAGAAGGACCGGTAAAGACACCAGCAAGGAGGACTCAGGCTCCCCAGCCTGCACCTCCCAGCGGCCTGCAAGTCTTGCCTCCATCTGACGTGGCCTGTGCGTGTGTACTGACCCCTGCTCCTCACCTGCCAGAGGTGGCCTGTGCGTGTGTACTGACCCCTGCTCCTCACCTGCCAGAGGTGGCCTGTGCGTGTGTACTGACCCCTGCTCCTCATCTGCCAGAGGTGGCCTGTGCGTGTACTGACCCCTGCTCCTCACCTGCCAGAGGTGGCCTGTGCGTGTGTACTGACCGCTGCTCCTTCACCTGCCAGAGGTGGCCTGTGCGTGTGTACTGACCCCTGCTCCTCATCTGCCAGAGGTGGCCTGTGCGTGTGTACTGACCCCTGCTCCTCACCTGCCAGAggtggcctgtgtgtgtgtactgaccCCTGCTCCTTCACCTGCCAGAGGTGGCCTGTGTGTGCGCACTGATCCCTGCTCCTCACCTGCCAGAGGTGGCCTGTGCGTGTGTACTGACCCCTGCTCCTCACCTGCCAGAGGTGGCCTGTGCGTGCGTACTGACCCCTGCTCCTCACCTGCCAGAGGTGGCCTGTGCATGTGTACTGACCCCTGCTCCTTCACCTGCCAGAGGTGGCCTGTGCGTGTGTACTGACCCCTGCTCCTCACCTGCCAGAGGTGGCCTGTGTGTGCGCACTGATCCCTGCTCCTTCACCTGCCAGAGGTGGCCTGTGCGTGTGTACTGACCCCTACTCCTTCACCTGCCAGAGGTGGCCTGTGCGTGCGTACTGACCCCTGCTCCTTCACCTGCCAGAGGTGGCCTGTGCGTGTGTACTGACCCCTGCTCCTCATCTGCCAGAGGTGGCCTGTGCGTGTGTACTGACCCCTGCTCCTCACCTGCCAGAggtggcctgtgtgtgtgtactgaccCCTGCTCCTTCACCTGCCAGAGGTGGCCTGTGTGTGCGCACTGATCCCTGCTCCTCACCTGCCAGAGGTGGCCTGTGCGTGCGTACTGACCCCTGCTCCTCACCTGCCAGAGGTGGCCTGTGCGTGCGTACTGACCCCTGCTCCTCACCTGCCAGAGGTGGCCTGTGCATGTGTACTGACCCCTGCTCCTTCACCTGCCAGAGGTGGCCTGTGCGTGTGTACTGACCCCTGCTCCTCACCTGCCAGAGGTGGCCTGTGTGTGCGCACTGATCCCTGCTCCTTCACCTGCCAGAGGTGGCCTGTGCGTGTGTACTGACCCCTGCTCCTTCACCTGCCAGAGGTGGCCTGTGCGTGCGTACTGACCCCTGCTCCTTCACCTGCCAGAGGTGGCCTGTGCGTGCGTACTGACCCCTGCTCCTCACCTGCCAGAGGTGGCCTGTGCGTGCGTACTGACCCCTGCTCCTCACCTGCCAGAGGTGGCCTGTGCGTGCATAGGGATCCCTGGGCTCCTTGGCAGCAGGAAGAGCCATCTCAGCTCCCCCGTTAACACAGCCCGGGGCCTCCAGAGATCAAGGCCTGCAGCTGAAGGGGACACGACAGGTCCCCCAGGACCCTGGGAGTGGATCTGGAGCTCTCACTTCAGAGAGACCAATGATACGCCGAGGCCCATCTCCTGTCTTGTGTCTTATGttggaa
The nucleotide sequence above comes from Perognathus longimembris pacificus isolate PPM17 chromosome 9, ASM2315922v1, whole genome shotgun sequence. Encoded proteins:
- the LOC125357621 gene encoding LOW QUALITY PROTEIN: dapper homolog 2-like (The sequence of the model RefSeq protein was modified relative to this genomic sequence to represent the inferred CDS: inserted 2 bases in 1 codon), producing the protein MWAPGAPSGPAGWDRRRVGARLRAALAGLHELQGLRAAHQARVRGALAAQPPPPGGPDPCGARGPELRLEATLAALQEQLSRLRRRDTGLKTHLDQLGQQIGELQLDVCRPSCDALDSDSRPSSGFYELSDVGSSCASVCSERLSPSPGTGPPVFPPAKARPGVGDWRPRSADETSVPTRRPPPTEEGARPPRERADNAGQPCGVFRPRPVSTGDLERVLPADRGPHSAGPDSAPAAFFCPGLDMPSQALDPTYQRDLVSRGGQEVYAYPSPLHAVALQSPLFALTKETPQRLKHSPPDXPPLGAGSPSGTQAGPVHALGTAGAYIDRLLNLRVQRAPQRSAVGAQGPPGCGASRSPQRPRGRWWAGGGRPGEPGRTPGEDAPSGAASRARPAQQRPVASVDSLSPHGPPEDGPPPWSGHVDREPAAGPPPCTPIPQRRGDGGPGGVPSPSGKGARGSPLRAPGPCVRPARTAREASPAGLKAGLPPMRAARARSRAGSRAPRPGKPPPAPPGTPRGFHAVPVLPLAWDPQCRPPGGGPRGRPVLARGAPGRSCSESTLYPAPLLVPLVVARREGYLSPGGPAPLGPPSRRKQRRWQSTVEISAQGRPASRPEPSAGPPRPVTRKASGPGAQSKPPLARQDACTRGGPEPSEEAAECASLFHATIAETSEEEEEEEEEGEASDHTTSRFGDQESSSSDTECRVQSSSSSPAADRAEAVRGAPAWPGEPPQSLPKAPRGARPPLPPVPKLCRIKASKALKKKIRRFQPTALKVMTMV